A stretch of Ranitomeya variabilis isolate aRanVar5 chromosome 3, aRanVar5.hap1, whole genome shotgun sequence DNA encodes these proteins:
- the LSM10 gene encoding U7 snRNA-associated Sm-like protein LSm10 produces MEVSHSVKERTIAENSLIILLQGLHGLVTTVDLRNESSARGTILNVDAFMNIRLEKVIYTDRHGQEAKLEDLFVTGRNVRYVHIPEEVDIIHTIEEQLKKIQSIRGFGGKGRKEFPSKKSK; encoded by the coding sequence ATGGAggtcagtcactcggtgaaagagagAACAATTGCTGAAAACAGTCTAATAATCCTCTTGCAGGGGTTACATGGTCTTGTCACCACTGTTGACTTACGAAATGAAAGCTCTGCCAGGGGGACTATCCTAAATGTAGATGCTTTTATGAATATACGCCTGGAAAAGGTTATCTACACAGATCGCCATGGCCAGGAGGCTAAATTAGAGGACTTGTTTGTTACTGGCCGCAACGTGAGATATGTTCATATTCCAGAAGAAGTAGATATAATCCACACCATTGAAGAACAGTTAAAGAAGATACAAAGTATTCGTGGCTTCGGTGGAAAGGGAAGAAAAGAGTTTCCCTCAAAAAAGTCCAAATGA